In a genomic window of Myotis daubentonii chromosome 18, mMyoDau2.1, whole genome shotgun sequence:
- the DENND2D gene encoding DENN domain-containing protein 2D isoform X3 produces MDGLGRRLRASLRLKRGRGGSVQDSPGEAAKEPERAPEHCLATFAGGQHFFEYLLVVSLKRRRSGEDYEPTITYQFPKRENLLRGQQEEEERLLSAIPLFCFPDGNEWAPLTEYPRETFSFVLTNVDGSRKIGYCRRLLPAGRGPRLPRVYCIISCIGCFGLFSKILDEVEKRHQISMAVIYPFMQGLREAAFPAPGKTVTLKSFIPDSGTEFISLTRPLDSHLEHVDFSSLLRCLSFEQILQLFASAVLERRIIFLAEGLSTLSQCIHAAAALLYPFSWAHTYIPVVPESLLATVCCPTPFMVGVQMRFLQEVLDSPMEEVLLVNLCEGTFLMSVGDEKDILPPKLQDDILESLGQGIDEQQTPEQINEHVSGPFVQFFVKTVGHYASYIRWEANGQGRFQERAFYKALPSKANRRFVKKFVKTQLFSLFIQEAEKSKNPPAGYFQRKIREYEEQKKQKKSKGKPVK; encoded by the exons ATGGATGGGCTCGGCCGCCGCCTCCGAGCCAGCCTGCGACTGAAGCGCGGCCGCGGGG GGTCTGTCCAGGACAGTCCGGGGGAGGCCGCAAAGGAGCCGGAGAGGGCCCCGGAGCACTGCCTGGCCACCTTCGCCGGAGGACAGCATTTCTTCGAATACCTCCTCGTGGTTTCCCTCAAAAGGAGGCGATCGGGGGAGGATTATGAGCCGACGATCACCTACCAGTTTCCCAAG CGGGAGAACCTGCTTCGGggccagcaggaggaggaggaacggCTGCTCAGTGCCATCCCCTTGTTCTGCTTCCCGGATGGGAACGAGTGGGCCCCACTCACTGAGTATCCCAG GGAGACCTTCTCCTTCGTGCTGACCAACGTGGATGGGAGCAGGAAGATCGGCTACTGCAGGCGCCTCCTG CCCGCCGGCCGCGGCCCTCGGCTCCCCAGGGTGTACTGCATCATCAGCTGCATCGGCTGCTTCGGCCTGTTCTCCAAG ATCCTGGATGAGGTGGAGAAGCGGCATCAGATCTCCATGGCCGTCATCTACCCGTTCATGCAGGGCCTGCGGGAGGCCGCCTTCCCCGCTCCTGGCAAGACCGTCACCCTCAAGAGCTTCATCCCCGACTCGGGCACCGAG TTCATCTCCCTGACGCGGCCCCTGGACTCCCACCTGGAACACGTGGACTTCAGTTCTCTGTTGCGCTGCCTCAGCTTCGAACAGATTCTTCAGCTCTTCGCCTCCGCGGTGCTGGAGAGGAGGATCATCTTCCTGGCAGAAGGTCTCAG CACCCTGTCGCAGTGTATCCACGCCGCCGCCGCGCTGCTCTACCCCTTCAGCTGGGCGCACACCTACATCCCCGTGGTCCCCGAGAGCCTCCTGGCCACCGTCTGCTGCCCCACGCCCTTCATGGTGGGAGTGCAAATGCGCTTTCTGCAGGAGGTCCTGGACAGCCCCATGGAAGAG GTCCTGCTGGTGAATCTTTGTGAAGGAACCTTCTTAATGTCA GTCGGTGACGAAAAAGACATTCTACCTCCCAAGCTTCAGGATGACATCTTGGAGTCTCTCGGTCAGGGGATCGATGAGCAACAGA CTCCAGAACAAATCAACGAGCATGTGTCAGGCCCGTTCGTGCAGTTCTTTGTCAAGACCGTCGGCCACTACGCTTCCTACATCAGGTGGGAGGCCAACGGGCAAGGCCGCTTCCAAGAACGGGCCTTCTacaaggctctgccctccaaggcCAACCGCCGATTCGTGAAGAAGTTTGTGAAGACACAGCTCTTCTCGCTTTTCATCCAGGAAGCTGAGAAGAGCAAGAACCCTCCTGCAG GCTATTTCCAACGGAAAATACGTGAATATGAAGaacagaagaaacagaagaaatcaAAGGGAAAGCCTGTGAAATGA
- the DENND2D gene encoding DENN domain-containing protein 2D isoform X1 encodes MANDLDKAVAGGETERLEGFSQRAPRSWGQWGAAWKVRGCPRGIPGWSRGGSVQDSPGEAAKEPERAPEHCLATFAGGQHFFEYLLVVSLKRRRSGEDYEPTITYQFPKRENLLRGQQEEEERLLSAIPLFCFPDGNEWAPLTEYPRETFSFVLTNVDGSRKIGYCRRLLPAGRGPRLPRVYCIISCIGCFGLFSKILDEVEKRHQISMAVIYPFMQGLREAAFPAPGKTVTLKSFIPDSGTEFISLTRPLDSHLEHVDFSSLLRCLSFEQILQLFASAVLERRIIFLAEGLSTLSQCIHAAAALLYPFSWAHTYIPVVPESLLATVCCPTPFMVGVQMRFLQEVLDSPMEEVLLVNLCEGTFLMSVGDEKDILPPKLQDDILESLGQGIDEQQTPEQINEHVSGPFVQFFVKTVGHYASYIRWEANGQGRFQERAFYKALPSKANRRFVKKFVKTQLFSLFIQEAEKSKNPPAGYFQRKIREYEEQKKQKKSKGKPVK; translated from the exons ATGGCCAATGATCTGGACAAGGCAGTTGCAGGGGGAGAGACGGAGCGATTGGAAGGGTTCAGCCAACGAGCTCCCCGCTCCTGGGGTCAGTGGGGAGCCGCCTGGAAGGTGCGCGGGTGCCCACGGGGCATTCCCGGCTGGAGCCGCGGAG GGTCTGTCCAGGACAGTCCGGGGGAGGCCGCAAAGGAGCCGGAGAGGGCCCCGGAGCACTGCCTGGCCACCTTCGCCGGAGGACAGCATTTCTTCGAATACCTCCTCGTGGTTTCCCTCAAAAGGAGGCGATCGGGGGAGGATTATGAGCCGACGATCACCTACCAGTTTCCCAAG CGGGAGAACCTGCTTCGGggccagcaggaggaggaggaacggCTGCTCAGTGCCATCCCCTTGTTCTGCTTCCCGGATGGGAACGAGTGGGCCCCACTCACTGAGTATCCCAG GGAGACCTTCTCCTTCGTGCTGACCAACGTGGATGGGAGCAGGAAGATCGGCTACTGCAGGCGCCTCCTG CCCGCCGGCCGCGGCCCTCGGCTCCCCAGGGTGTACTGCATCATCAGCTGCATCGGCTGCTTCGGCCTGTTCTCCAAG ATCCTGGATGAGGTGGAGAAGCGGCATCAGATCTCCATGGCCGTCATCTACCCGTTCATGCAGGGCCTGCGGGAGGCCGCCTTCCCCGCTCCTGGCAAGACCGTCACCCTCAAGAGCTTCATCCCCGACTCGGGCACCGAG TTCATCTCCCTGACGCGGCCCCTGGACTCCCACCTGGAACACGTGGACTTCAGTTCTCTGTTGCGCTGCCTCAGCTTCGAACAGATTCTTCAGCTCTTCGCCTCCGCGGTGCTGGAGAGGAGGATCATCTTCCTGGCAGAAGGTCTCAG CACCCTGTCGCAGTGTATCCACGCCGCCGCCGCGCTGCTCTACCCCTTCAGCTGGGCGCACACCTACATCCCCGTGGTCCCCGAGAGCCTCCTGGCCACCGTCTGCTGCCCCACGCCCTTCATGGTGGGAGTGCAAATGCGCTTTCTGCAGGAGGTCCTGGACAGCCCCATGGAAGAG GTCCTGCTGGTGAATCTTTGTGAAGGAACCTTCTTAATGTCA GTCGGTGACGAAAAAGACATTCTACCTCCCAAGCTTCAGGATGACATCTTGGAGTCTCTCGGTCAGGGGATCGATGAGCAACAGA CTCCAGAACAAATCAACGAGCATGTGTCAGGCCCGTTCGTGCAGTTCTTTGTCAAGACCGTCGGCCACTACGCTTCCTACATCAGGTGGGAGGCCAACGGGCAAGGCCGCTTCCAAGAACGGGCCTTCTacaaggctctgccctccaaggcCAACCGCCGATTCGTGAAGAAGTTTGTGAAGACACAGCTCTTCTCGCTTTTCATCCAGGAAGCTGAGAAGAGCAAGAACCCTCCTGCAG GCTATTTCCAACGGAAAATACGTGAATATGAAGaacagaagaaacagaagaaatcaAAGGGAAAGCCTGTGAAATGA
- the DENND2D gene encoding DENN domain-containing protein 2D isoform X2: MPRRPGTMAGPVVGGMLRQLHKWRSRIPPGSVQDSPGEAAKEPERAPEHCLATFAGGQHFFEYLLVVSLKRRRSGEDYEPTITYQFPKRENLLRGQQEEEERLLSAIPLFCFPDGNEWAPLTEYPRETFSFVLTNVDGSRKIGYCRRLLPAGRGPRLPRVYCIISCIGCFGLFSKILDEVEKRHQISMAVIYPFMQGLREAAFPAPGKTVTLKSFIPDSGTEFISLTRPLDSHLEHVDFSSLLRCLSFEQILQLFASAVLERRIIFLAEGLSTLSQCIHAAAALLYPFSWAHTYIPVVPESLLATVCCPTPFMVGVQMRFLQEVLDSPMEEVLLVNLCEGTFLMSVGDEKDILPPKLQDDILESLGQGIDEQQTPEQINEHVSGPFVQFFVKTVGHYASYIRWEANGQGRFQERAFYKALPSKANRRFVKKFVKTQLFSLFIQEAEKSKNPPAGYFQRKIREYEEQKKQKKSKGKPVK, translated from the exons ATGCCCCGCAGGCCCGGGACGATGGCAGGACCAGTGGTAGGCGGGATGCTCAGGCAGCTCCACAAATGGCGGTCCCGAATCCCACCAG GGTCTGTCCAGGACAGTCCGGGGGAGGCCGCAAAGGAGCCGGAGAGGGCCCCGGAGCACTGCCTGGCCACCTTCGCCGGAGGACAGCATTTCTTCGAATACCTCCTCGTGGTTTCCCTCAAAAGGAGGCGATCGGGGGAGGATTATGAGCCGACGATCACCTACCAGTTTCCCAAG CGGGAGAACCTGCTTCGGggccagcaggaggaggaggaacggCTGCTCAGTGCCATCCCCTTGTTCTGCTTCCCGGATGGGAACGAGTGGGCCCCACTCACTGAGTATCCCAG GGAGACCTTCTCCTTCGTGCTGACCAACGTGGATGGGAGCAGGAAGATCGGCTACTGCAGGCGCCTCCTG CCCGCCGGCCGCGGCCCTCGGCTCCCCAGGGTGTACTGCATCATCAGCTGCATCGGCTGCTTCGGCCTGTTCTCCAAG ATCCTGGATGAGGTGGAGAAGCGGCATCAGATCTCCATGGCCGTCATCTACCCGTTCATGCAGGGCCTGCGGGAGGCCGCCTTCCCCGCTCCTGGCAAGACCGTCACCCTCAAGAGCTTCATCCCCGACTCGGGCACCGAG TTCATCTCCCTGACGCGGCCCCTGGACTCCCACCTGGAACACGTGGACTTCAGTTCTCTGTTGCGCTGCCTCAGCTTCGAACAGATTCTTCAGCTCTTCGCCTCCGCGGTGCTGGAGAGGAGGATCATCTTCCTGGCAGAAGGTCTCAG CACCCTGTCGCAGTGTATCCACGCCGCCGCCGCGCTGCTCTACCCCTTCAGCTGGGCGCACACCTACATCCCCGTGGTCCCCGAGAGCCTCCTGGCCACCGTCTGCTGCCCCACGCCCTTCATGGTGGGAGTGCAAATGCGCTTTCTGCAGGAGGTCCTGGACAGCCCCATGGAAGAG GTCCTGCTGGTGAATCTTTGTGAAGGAACCTTCTTAATGTCA GTCGGTGACGAAAAAGACATTCTACCTCCCAAGCTTCAGGATGACATCTTGGAGTCTCTCGGTCAGGGGATCGATGAGCAACAGA CTCCAGAACAAATCAACGAGCATGTGTCAGGCCCGTTCGTGCAGTTCTTTGTCAAGACCGTCGGCCACTACGCTTCCTACATCAGGTGGGAGGCCAACGGGCAAGGCCGCTTCCAAGAACGGGCCTTCTacaaggctctgccctccaaggcCAACCGCCGATTCGTGAAGAAGTTTGTGAAGACACAGCTCTTCTCGCTTTTCATCCAGGAAGCTGAGAAGAGCAAGAACCCTCCTGCAG GCTATTTCCAACGGAAAATACGTGAATATGAAGaacagaagaaacagaagaaatcaAAGGGAAAGCCTGTGAAATGA